In one Sphingomonas sp. AP4-R1 genomic region, the following are encoded:
- the dinB gene encoding DNA polymerase IV, protein MAAPDAPPPAPAPTDDPPRKIIHVDMDAFYASVEQRDNPELRGKPVAVGGIRERGVVAAASYEARVFGVRSAMASATARRKCPELIFVKPRFEVYGEISRQIRAIFAEYTEAIEPLSLDEAYLDVSGVDSARDVAEAIRQRIKAETGLTASAGVSYNKFIAKLASDQNKPDGICVIPPHRGAAFVQTLPVKRFHGVGPRTAEKMARLGIETGADLAAQSLPFMEAHFGSFAAYLYWAARGRDDRPVRANRIRKSIGAERTFFEDKHGEAELIEALETVLEALMERIDRSGAAGRTVTLKVKFADFRQITRAKSFTMPVAAREAIGEAGRGLLRALLPMPLGVRLLGLTLSALEGDEEAEQLGLGI, encoded by the coding sequence ATGGCTGCCCCGGACGCGCCCCCACCCGCCCCCGCGCCAACGGACGATCCGCCGCGCAAGATCATCCATGTCGATATGGATGCTTTCTACGCCTCGGTCGAGCAGCGCGACAATCCGGAGCTGCGCGGCAAGCCTGTGGCGGTGGGCGGCATCCGCGAGCGCGGCGTGGTGGCGGCGGCCAGCTATGAGGCGCGCGTGTTCGGCGTGCGATCGGCGATGGCCTCCGCCACGGCGCGGCGGAAATGCCCGGAGCTGATCTTCGTGAAGCCGCGCTTCGAAGTGTATGGCGAGATATCGCGGCAGATCCGCGCGATCTTCGCGGAGTATACCGAGGCGATCGAGCCGCTCTCGCTGGACGAGGCCTATCTCGACGTGAGCGGGGTGGACTCGGCGCGCGACGTGGCGGAGGCGATCCGCCAGCGGATCAAGGCCGAGACGGGGCTGACCGCCTCGGCGGGGGTGTCGTACAACAAGTTCATCGCCAAGCTGGCGTCCGACCAGAACAAGCCGGACGGCATCTGCGTGATCCCGCCGCATCGGGGGGCGGCGTTCGTGCAGACCCTGCCGGTGAAGCGCTTCCACGGCGTGGGGCCGCGCACGGCCGAGAAGATGGCGCGGCTGGGGATCGAGACGGGCGCCGATCTCGCCGCGCAGAGCCTGCCCTTCATGGAGGCGCATTTCGGCAGCTTCGCCGCCTATCTCTACTGGGCGGCGCGGGGGCGGGACGACCGGCCGGTGCGCGCGAACCGGATCCGCAAGTCGATCGGGGCGGAGCGCACCTTCTTCGAGGACAAACATGGCGAGGCCGAGCTGATCGAGGCGCTGGAGACGGTGCTGGAGGCGCTGATGGAGCGGATCGACCGATCGGGTGCGGCGGGGCGCACGGTGACGCTGAAGGTGAAATTCGCCGACTTCCGCCAGATCACGCGGGCGAAGAGCTTCACGATGCCGGTGGCGGCGCGCGAGGCGATCGGCGAGGCGGGGCGCGGACTGTTGCGCGCGCTGCTGCCGATGCCGCTGGGCGTGCGGCTGCTGGGGCTGACCCTGTCCGCGCTGGAGGGGGACGAAGAGGCGGAGCAATTGGGGCTGGGGATTTAA
- the mce gene encoding methylmalonyl-CoA epimerase, giving the protein MKLGRLNHVGIATPSIAASLAYYRDVMGATLAHAPFDLPAQGVTVCFVDTPGEEGTAGTQIELIEPLGEASPIHAFLAKNPAGGQHHMCYEVADIHAAKAWFEGLGKTVLGEPRIGAHGTPIFFVHPKDMNGVLTEIMETPKDGAH; this is encoded by the coding sequence ATGAAACTTGGCCGCTTGAACCATGTCGGTATCGCGACGCCCTCGATCGCGGCGAGCCTCGCTTATTATCGCGACGTGATGGGGGCGACTCTGGCGCATGCGCCGTTCGATCTGCCGGCGCAGGGCGTGACGGTGTGCTTCGTCGATACGCCGGGAGAAGAGGGCACGGCAGGGACGCAGATCGAGCTGATCGAGCCGCTGGGAGAGGCCAGCCCGATCCATGCGTTTCTGGCCAAGAACCCGGCCGGAGGGCAGCATCATATGTGTTACGAGGTGGCGGACATCCACGCGGCCAAGGCGTGGTTCGAGGGGCTGGGCAAGACGGTGCTCGGCGAGCCGCGCATCGGGGCGCACGGGACGCCGATCTTCTTCGTCCACCCGAAGGATATGAACGGGGTGCTGACCGAGATCATGGAGACGCCGAAGGACGGCGCGCACTGA
- a CDS encoding MMPL family transporter: MMGAFVSRIVGWSIARPWRTLILALVLSALALTVALSRFAMSTDTADLISPTVAWRQQERATEAAFPQLSDTMLVVIDGKTPELAEEAAARLADRLTADRAHFRRVARPDGGAFFQKEGLLFGSREDVSRTTAALVDAQPLLGPLAADPSLRGVASAIGTVAEGASRDPRAYTQAGPALRSLSDTIEARLAGKPAYFSWQALFAGGNDALRPPTRRLLLLQPVLNHGDLEAGSAAADAVRSTAGSLGLDPAHGVTLRLTGEVPLADEEFATLQENIGFVGLVMALATLAALWAATRSPRLVAAILLTTTLGLLITAAIGLLAVGRFNLISIAFIPLFVGLGVDFGIQLSVRFRAERADGLDAPAAIAAAARALGPSLSLAAAATFLGFGAFLPTAYVGVAELGVIAGLGMIVALLLSVTLLPALILLFGGPAPSAATTLHRMEGADDWLARHRRAILIAFGVSLALSIVLLRWVSFDFNPLHLRDPKAPSMATLADLARDPDRTPNVIDALAPNHQTAQALAKKLDALPEVRQVVTLDSFVPEDQPAKLATINDAAMLLDLSLDPFSVAPAPGDDEIVTALRDAAAKLRSGPADAVRLANAFDRLAAATPASRADLQAVITRPLGIMLEQTRQALHPDAVTRATLPADLVRDWIAPDGRERIQLFPAGNASDNRVIHRFRDAVETVTPAISGLPVATQAAAETVAGAFVQAGVIAFLLVSLLLFAVLRDVREVAFTLAPVILSIFLTLGTCVLIGQPVNFANIIAFPLLFGVGVAFHIYFVMAWRGGETRLLGSSLARAVLFSALTTGVAFGSLWLSRHPGTASMGKILMISLIWTLICALIFEPALLGPPRQRRA; the protein is encoded by the coding sequence ATGATGGGCGCATTCGTCAGCCGCATCGTCGGCTGGAGCATCGCCCGTCCGTGGCGCACCCTGATCCTCGCGCTCGTGCTGAGCGCGCTGGCGCTGACCGTCGCCCTGTCCCGTTTCGCGATGAGCACGGATACGGCCGATCTGATCTCCCCCACCGTCGCCTGGCGCCAGCAGGAGCGCGCGACCGAGGCCGCCTTCCCCCAGCTCAGCGATACGATGCTGGTCGTGATCGACGGCAAGACGCCCGAACTGGCCGAGGAGGCGGCCGCCCGCCTCGCCGATCGCCTCACGGCCGACCGCGCCCATTTCCGCCGCGTCGCCCGGCCCGACGGCGGCGCCTTCTTCCAGAAGGAAGGGCTGCTGTTCGGCAGCCGGGAAGACGTGTCCCGCACCACCGCCGCGCTCGTCGACGCCCAGCCCTTGCTCGGGCCCCTTGCTGCCGATCCGTCGCTGCGCGGCGTGGCGAGTGCGATCGGCACGGTGGCGGAGGGCGCGTCGCGCGATCCGCGCGCCTACACGCAGGCCGGCCCGGCGCTGCGTTCGCTGAGCGACACGATCGAGGCGCGCCTCGCCGGCAAGCCCGCTTATTTCTCGTGGCAGGCCCTGTTCGCGGGCGGCAACGATGCGCTCCGTCCGCCCACGCGCCGCCTGCTCCTGCTCCAGCCCGTCCTCAACCATGGCGATCTCGAAGCGGGCTCCGCTGCCGCCGACGCCGTCCGCAGCACCGCCGGTTCGCTCGGTCTCGATCCCGCGCACGGCGTCACGCTGCGCCTGACGGGCGAAGTCCCGCTGGCGGACGAGGAATTCGCCACGCTGCAGGAGAATATCGGCTTCGTCGGCCTCGTCATGGCGCTGGCGACCCTCGCCGCGCTCTGGGCCGCGACCCGCTCGCCCCGTCTCGTCGCCGCGATCCTGCTGACCACCACGCTCGGCCTGCTGATCACCGCCGCGATCGGCCTGCTCGCGGTCGGCCGCTTCAACCTGATCTCGATCGCCTTCATCCCGCTCTTCGTGGGCCTTGGCGTCGATTTCGGCATCCAGCTCTCCGTTCGCTTCCGCGCCGAGCGGGCGGACGGCCTCGACGCCCCCGCCGCGATCGCCGCCGCCGCCAGGGCGCTCGGCCCCTCGCTCTCGCTGGCCGCCGCCGCCACCTTCCTCGGCTTCGGCGCCTTCCTGCCCACCGCTTATGTCGGCGTGGCCGAACTGGGCGTGATCGCCGGCCTCGGCATGATCGTGGCGCTGCTGCTCAGCGTCACCCTGCTGCCCGCTCTGATCCTCCTCTTCGGCGGCCCCGCGCCCAGCGCCGCGACGACGCTCCACCGGATGGAGGGCGCGGACGACTGGCTCGCCCGCCACCGCCGCGCGATCCTGATCGCCTTCGGCGTCTCGCTGGCGCTCAGCATCGTCCTGCTCCGCTGGGTGAGCTTCGATTTCAACCCGCTCCACCTGCGCGATCCCAAGGCGCCGTCCATGGCGACGCTGGCCGATCTCGCCCGCGATCCCGATCGCACCCCCAACGTGATCGACGCGCTGGCGCCGAACCACCAGACCGCACAGGCTCTCGCCAAAAAGCTCGACGCCCTCCCCGAAGTGCGTCAGGTCGTCACCCTCGACAGCTTCGTGCCCGAGGATCAGCCCGCCAAGCTCGCCACGATCAACGACGCTGCGATGCTGCTCGATCTCTCGCTCGATCCCTTCTCGGTCGCCCCGGCGCCCGGCGATGACGAGATCGTCACCGCCCTGCGTGACGCCGCCGCCAAACTCCGCTCCGGCCCGGCCGACGCCGTCCGCCTCGCCAATGCCTTCGATCGACTCGCCGCAGCGACCCCCGCCTCCCGCGCCGACCTGCAGGCGGTCATCACCCGCCCGCTTGGCATCATGCTGGAGCAGACCCGCCAGGCGCTCCACCCCGACGCCGTCACCCGCGCCACCCTGCCCGCCGATCTGGTGCGCGACTGGATCGCCCCGGACGGACGCGAACGGATCCAGCTCTTCCCCGCCGGCAATGCCTCGGACAATCGCGTGATCCACCGCTTCCGCGATGCGGTGGAGACGGTCACGCCCGCCATCTCCGGGCTTCCGGTCGCCACGCAGGCGGCAGCCGAAACCGTCGCGGGCGCGTTCGTTCAGGCCGGCGTGATCGCCTTCCTGCTCGTCAGCCTGCTACTCTTCGCGGTGCTGCGCGACGTACGCGAAGTGGCGTTCACGCTCGCGCCGGTAATCCTCTCGATCTTCCTCACGCTCGGCACCTGCGTGCTGATCGGCCAGCCGGTGAACTTCGCCAACATCATCGCCTTCCCTCTCCTGTTCGGGGTAGGCGTCGCCTTCCACATCTATTTCGTGATGGCGTGGCGCGGCGGCGAGACGCGACTGCTCGGCTCCAGCCTGGCCCGCGCGGTCCTCTTCTCGGCGCTCACCACCGGCGTCGCGTTCGGCAGCCTGTGGCTGTCGCGCCATCCCGGCACCGCGAGCATGGGCAAGATTCTGATGATCTCGCTGATCTGGACCCTGATCTGCGCGCTGATCTTCGAACCGGCGCTGCTGGGTCCGCCCCGGCAACGCCGGGCTTAG
- a CDS encoding acyl-CoA carboxylase subunit beta yields the protein MLATLRKLEEKRAQAALGGGQARIDSQHRKGRLSARERIAVLLDPGSFEELDMYVEHNCVDFGMQDQVVPGDGVVTGSGTINGRLVFVFSQDFTVFGGSLSERHAQKICKIMDMALKVGAPVIGMNDSGGARIQEGVASLGGYAEVFQRNVLASGVVPQISLIMGPCAGGAVYSPAMTDFIFMVKDSSFMFVTGPEVVKTVTNEVVTQEELGGAITHATKSSVADLAFENDIEALLATRDFVDFLPLSNRETVPARPTTDPGDRIDMSLDTLIPDSANKPYDMKELIRKIVDEGDFFEVQPTHAGNIVIGFGRIEGRTIGIVANQPMVLAGVLDINSAKKAARFVRFCDAFEIPIVTFVDVPGFLPGVAQEHNGIIKHGAKLLFAYGEATVPKITVITRKAYGGAYDVMASKHLRGDLNYAWPTAEIAVMGAKGAVEIIFRKDVGDPEKIAARTREYEERFANPFVAASKGFIDEVIMPHSTRRRIALGLRKLRGKQLENPWKKHDNIPL from the coding sequence ATGCTGGCGACGTTACGGAAGCTGGAAGAGAAGCGCGCGCAGGCGGCGCTCGGCGGCGGACAGGCGCGGATCGACAGCCAGCACAGGAAAGGGCGGCTTTCCGCGCGGGAGCGGATCGCGGTGCTGCTGGATCCCGGCAGCTTCGAGGAGCTCGACATGTATGTCGAGCATAATTGCGTCGACTTCGGGATGCAGGATCAGGTGGTGCCGGGCGACGGCGTGGTCACCGGATCGGGCACGATCAACGGCCGGCTGGTGTTCGTGTTCAGCCAGGATTTCACCGTCTTCGGCGGATCTCTTTCGGAGCGGCACGCGCAGAAGATCTGCAAGATCATGGACATGGCGCTGAAGGTGGGCGCCCCCGTGATCGGCATGAACGATTCGGGCGGCGCGCGCATCCAGGAGGGCGTGGCGAGCCTCGGCGGCTATGCCGAGGTGTTTCAGCGCAACGTGCTGGCATCGGGCGTGGTGCCGCAGATCAGCCTGATCATGGGGCCATGCGCGGGCGGCGCGGTCTATTCGCCGGCGATGACCGACTTCATCTTCATGGTGAAGGATTCGAGCTTCATGTTCGTGACCGGGCCGGAGGTGGTGAAGACCGTCACCAACGAGGTGGTGACGCAGGAGGAACTGGGCGGCGCGATCACGCACGCGACCAAATCCTCGGTCGCGGACCTCGCCTTTGAAAATGACATCGAGGCGCTGCTGGCGACGCGCGACTTCGTGGATTTCCTGCCGCTCTCGAACCGGGAAACGGTGCCCGCGCGGCCCACGACGGATCCCGGCGACCGGATCGACATGAGCCTCGATACGCTGATCCCGGACAGCGCCAACAAGCCCTACGACATGAAGGAACTGATCCGGAAGATCGTGGACGAGGGCGATTTCTTCGAGGTGCAGCCAACCCACGCCGGCAATATCGTGATCGGGTTCGGCCGGATCGAGGGGCGCACGATCGGCATCGTCGCCAACCAGCCGATGGTGCTGGCGGGCGTGCTGGACATCAACAGCGCCAAGAAGGCGGCGCGCTTCGTGCGCTTCTGCGATGCGTTCGAGATCCCGATCGTCACCTTCGTCGACGTGCCGGGCTTCCTGCCGGGCGTGGCGCAGGAACATAACGGCATCATCAAGCATGGCGCCAAGCTGCTGTTCGCTTATGGCGAGGCGACCGTGCCCAAGATCACGGTGATCACGCGCAAGGCCTATGGCGGGGCCTATGACGTGATGGCCTCCAAGCATCTGCGCGGCGACCTGAATTATGCGTGGCCCACCGCCGAGATCGCGGTGATGGGCGCGAAGGGGGCCGTCGAGATCATCTTCCGCAAGGACGTGGGGGATCCCGAAAAGATCGCCGCGCGCACGCGGGAATATGAGGAGCGCTTCGCCAACCCCTTCGTGGCGGCGAGCAAGGGCTTCATCGACGAGGTGATCATGCCGCATTCGACCCGGCGACGGATCGCGCTGGGCCTCCGCAAGCTGCGGGGAAAACAGCTTGAGAACCCTTGGAAGAAGCATGACAATATTCCCCTCTAA
- the bioB gene encoding biotin synthase BioB — translation MNSPLFFPAKVTRDAIAALFDLPFTELLFRAAEVHRAHHDPARVQRSTLLSIKTGGCAEDCGYCSQSVAAESGLKAGKLMEVEAVLAAAAEAKAAGSERFCMGAAWREPKDRDMDAIEAMIEGVRALGLETCMTLGMLSDDQADRLGAAGLDYYNHNLDTSPEYYGEVITTRTYQDRLDTLDRVRRAGINTCCGGIVGMGETRADRVGFLHALATLPEHPESVPINALVPVAGTVLGDMLADTPLAKIDEIEFVRTVAVARILMPKAVVRLSAGRESMSDSTQALCFLAGANSIFTGDRLLTTGNAGSDADAALFARLGLNSDEMATALETAG, via the coding sequence ATGAATTCTCCCCTGTTTTTCCCCGCCAAGGTCACGCGCGACGCGATTGCGGCTCTGTTCGATCTTCCCTTCACCGAACTGCTGTTCCGCGCGGCGGAGGTGCACCGTGCGCATCATGATCCGGCGCGCGTGCAGCGCTCCACCCTGCTCTCGATCAAGACCGGCGGCTGCGCCGAGGATTGCGGCTATTGCAGCCAGTCGGTCGCGGCCGAATCCGGGCTGAAGGCGGGCAAGCTGATGGAGGTGGAGGCCGTGCTGGCCGCCGCCGCCGAGGCGAAGGCGGCGGGATCCGAGCGCTTCTGCATGGGGGCCGCCTGGCGCGAGCCCAAGGACCGCGACATGGACGCGATCGAGGCGATGATCGAAGGCGTGAGGGCGCTGGGCCTCGAAACCTGCATGACGCTGGGCATGCTGAGCGACGATCAGGCGGATCGGCTGGGGGCGGCGGGCCTCGATTATTACAACCACAATCTGGATACTTCGCCTGAATATTATGGCGAGGTGATCACCACCCGGACCTATCAGGACCGGCTGGACACGCTGGATCGCGTGCGGCGCGCGGGGATCAACACCTGCTGCGGCGGCATCGTCGGCATGGGCGAGACGCGCGCGGATCGCGTCGGCTTCCTCCATGCGCTGGCGACCTTGCCCGAGCATCCCGAGAGCGTGCCGATCAACGCGCTGGTGCCGGTGGCGGGCACGGTGCTGGGCGACATGCTGGCGGATACGCCGCTGGCGAAGATCGACGAGATCGAGTTCGTCCGCACGGTGGCGGTGGCGCGCATCCTGATGCCGAAGGCGGTCGTCCGGCTGTCGGCGGGGCGCGAGAGCATGTCGGATTCGACGCAGGCGCTGTGCTTCCTGGCGGGCGCCAATTCGATCTTCACGGGCGACCGCCTGCTGACGACGGGCAATGCCGGGAGCGACGCCGACGCGGCCTTGTTCGCGCGGCTGGGGCTTAACAGCGACGAGATGGCAACGGCCCTCGAGACGGCCGGATAA
- a CDS encoding DoxX family protein has protein sequence MVARWVLAAAYLAAGYLHIAHSAPFLRIMPPWVPFPRETVIATGLCELFGAIGLLIPRTRWWAGLMLALYALCVWPANMQHAINDLGSGTGLPLLYHAPRLLAQPLIIWWALYAGKVTDWPFGRRL, from the coding sequence ATCGTCGCCCGCTGGGTGCTGGCGGCGGCCTATCTCGCGGCCGGCTATCTCCATATCGCGCATTCCGCGCCGTTCCTGCGGATCATGCCGCCGTGGGTGCCCTTCCCGCGCGAAACGGTGATCGCGACCGGCCTGTGCGAGCTGTTCGGCGCGATCGGCCTGCTCATCCCGCGCACGCGCTGGTGGGCCGGCCTGATGCTCGCGCTCTACGCGCTCTGCGTGTGGCCCGCGAACATGCAGCACGCGATCAACGATCTCGGCTCCGGCACCGGCCTGCCCCTCTTGTATCACGCCCCCCGCCTGCTCGCGCAGCCGCTGATCATCTGGTGGGCGCTCTATGCGGGCAAGGTCACGGACTGGCCGTTCGGGCGACGCCTCTGA
- a CDS encoding FAD-dependent oxidoreductase — MDHDASLVHVGAMRGIDVAIVGAGAAGVGAARRLASHGRSVLLIDALPRIGGRAHTIHAGSMALDMGCGWLHSAERNPWVSIAEVEGRTIDRSRSAWGDQWRNLGFDAADQHAAWEAFDAWNEAIRAGVPSDRASDAIDPANPWIGYVEALSSYINGAQLAELSVADYLAYDDAASDRNWRLPAGYGALVEIAAAGVPRVLGTRVASVSHHDRGVRLATDKGDIDAAAAIVTVSTEMLAAGTIGLPAAFETPCHAASKLPLGLADKLFFRLPETHDLPENGHLIGSPRRGATGSYYLRPFGYPVIEAFLGGAAARALETEGDGAAEAFVREELSGLLGADFVRRLDYVAGSAWAKCESIRGSYSHALPGFADARAALAAPVDDRILLAGEACSARDFTTAHGAYETGVAAADRLIASPPWQGED, encoded by the coding sequence ATGGATCACGACGCATCTTTGGTGCATGTCGGTGCGATGAGGGGGATCGATGTCGCGATCGTGGGAGCCGGGGCGGCCGGAGTCGGCGCCGCGCGCCGTCTCGCCAGCCACGGCCGCAGCGTGCTGCTGATCGATGCGCTCCCCCGCATCGGCGGCCGCGCGCATACGATCCATGCCGGCAGCATGGCGCTGGATATGGGCTGCGGCTGGCTCCATTCGGCCGAGCGCAATCCGTGGGTCTCGATCGCCGAGGTTGAGGGGCGCACGATCGATCGCTCCCGGTCGGCCTGGGGCGATCAATGGCGCAATCTCGGTTTCGACGCGGCCGATCAGCATGCGGCCTGGGAAGCCTTCGATGCCTGGAACGAGGCGATCCGCGCGGGCGTACCGAGCGACCGCGCCAGCGACGCGATCGATCCGGCCAATCCCTGGATCGGCTATGTCGAGGCGCTGTCCAGCTACATCAACGGCGCGCAGCTGGCCGAACTCTCGGTCGCCGACTATCTCGCCTATGACGATGCCGCGAGCGACCGGAACTGGCGCCTTCCCGCCGGCTATGGCGCGCTGGTCGAGATTGCGGCCGCCGGCGTCCCGCGTGTGCTCGGCACCAGGGTCGCCAGCGTCTCCCATCACGATCGGGGCGTCCGCCTCGCCACCGACAAGGGCGATATCGACGCCGCCGCCGCGATCGTCACCGTCTCCACCGAGATGCTCGCCGCCGGCACGATCGGCCTGCCCGCCGCGTTCGAAACGCCCTGCCACGCGGCGAGCAAGCTGCCGCTCGGCCTGGCCGACAAGCTCTTCTTCCGCCTGCCGGAAACGCATGATCTGCCCGAAAACGGCCATCTCATCGGATCGCCCCGGCGCGGTGCCACCGGCAGCTATTATCTCCGCCCATTCGGCTATCCCGTGATCGAGGCCTTTCTCGGAGGCGCCGCCGCCCGCGCGCTGGAAACCGAGGGCGACGGCGCGGCCGAAGCCTTCGTGCGCGAGGAGCTGAGCGGCCTGCTCGGCGCCGATTTCGTGCGCCGGCTGGATTATGTCGCGGGTTCCGCCTGGGCCAAGTGCGAGTCGATCCGGGGTTCGTACAGCCACGCTCTGCCGGGCTTCGCCGATGCCCGCGCCGCGCTGGCCGCGCCGGTCGACGATCGCATCCTGCTCGCGGGCGAGGCCTGCTCGGCCAGGGATTTCACTACCGCCCACGGCGCCTATGAAACCGGCGTCGCCGCCGCCGATCGGCTGATCGCCTCCCCTCCCTGGCAAGGAGAGGATTGA
- a CDS encoding DUF2141 domain-containing protein: MAIAVALMLAAAAGTGTLTIDVGNVRSNKGKVHLDVCPQSLFLKDGCPYSTETPAHEGQVTLTIENLPPGHYAIQAFHDENDNRHVDRGLFGIPTEGVGFSRDARIVLSPPKWDDAVFDFDGKATQTALKMRYFTGRKGPPAR, translated from the coding sequence ATGGCGATCGCCGTCGCGCTGATGCTCGCCGCCGCCGCGGGCACGGGAACGCTCACCATCGATGTCGGCAATGTCCGCAGCAACAAGGGCAAGGTGCATCTCGACGTCTGCCCGCAAAGCCTGTTCCTGAAGGACGGCTGCCCCTATTCGACCGAAACCCCGGCGCATGAAGGCCAGGTCACGCTCACCATCGAGAATCTTCCGCCGGGCCATTATGCGATCCAGGCCTTCCATGACGAGAATGACAATCGCCATGTCGATCGCGGCCTGTTCGGCATTCCCACCGAGGGCGTCGGCTTCTCGCGTGACGCGCGCATCGTGCTGAGCCCGCCCAAATGGGATGATGCGGTGTTCGATTTCGACGGCAAGGCCACCCAGACGGCGCTGAAGATGCGCTACTTCACCGGCCGCAAGGGCCCGCCCGCGCGATGA
- the scpA gene encoding methylmalonyl-CoA mutase has translation MTDKPTLDQWSAAAAKEVKGKDLTWQTPEGIAVKPLYTEADTEGWDPGLPGFAPFARGVRASMYAGRPWTIRQYAGFSTAEASNAFYHRNLKAGQKGLSVAFDLATHRGYDSDHPRVTGDVGKAGVAIDTIDDMKILFDGIPLDKMSVSMTMNGAVIPILAFFIVAGEEQGVPMAQLDGTIQNDILKEFMVRNTYIYPPEPSMRIISDIFAFTSANMPKFNSISISGYHMQEAGATQVQELAFTIADGAEYVKYGVASGLDIDAFAGRLSFFFAIGMNFFMEIAKLRAARVLWHRVMTKLGAQDERSKMLRTHCQTSGVSLTEQDPYNNVMRTTIEAMAAMLGGTQSLHTNALDEAIALPTDFSARIARNTQLVIQEETGMCHVVDPLGGSYYIESLTKDLVDRAWEIIERVEADGGMAKAVAAGWPKAMIEEAAAATAARIDRGEQVIVGVNKYRKDQEDPIEILDVDNHAVREAQIRRIETVKAGRDEAACRAALDALREGAKGKANLLGLAVECARARATLGEISLAMEDVFGRYGTTPTPVKGIYGGAYGEDARWAGLKNGVVSIGRTKGRAPRMFVAKMGQDGHDRGANLVSSAFGDLGFDVLAGPLFQTPAEAAKMAIAADVDVVGASSLAAGHKTLIPELIGHLREAGRGDIRVVAGGVIPAQDYQALRDAGVQAIFGPGTNLVLAAEEVLKLLGHNMPPEGINEAAE, from the coding sequence ATGACCGACAAGCCCACTCTCGATCAATGGTCCGCCGCCGCCGCCAAGGAGGTGAAGGGCAAGGACCTGACGTGGCAGACGCCCGAGGGCATTGCCGTGAAGCCGCTCTACACCGAGGCGGACACGGAGGGCTGGGATCCGGGCCTGCCGGGGTTCGCGCCGTTCGCGCGCGGGGTGCGCGCGTCCATGTATGCGGGGCGGCCGTGGACGATCCGGCAATATGCGGGCTTTTCCACCGCCGAGGCCTCCAACGCTTTCTACCATCGCAACCTGAAGGCGGGGCAGAAGGGGCTATCGGTCGCGTTCGATCTGGCCACGCATCGCGGCTATGACAGCGATCACCCGCGCGTGACGGGCGATGTGGGCAAGGCGGGCGTCGCGATCGACACGATCGACGACATGAAGATCCTGTTCGACGGCATTCCGCTCGACAAGATGTCCGTCTCGATGACGATGAACGGGGCGGTGATCCCGATCCTGGCCTTCTTCATCGTCGCGGGCGAGGAGCAGGGCGTGCCGATGGCGCAGCTGGATGGGACCATCCAGAACGACATCCTCAAGGAGTTCATGGTCCGCAACACCTATATCTACCCGCCCGAGCCGAGCATGCGGATCATCTCGGACATCTTCGCCTTCACATCGGCCAACATGCCGAAATTCAACAGCATTTCGATCTCCGGCTATCATATGCAGGAGGCCGGAGCGACGCAGGTGCAGGAGCTGGCCTTCACGATCGCGGACGGCGCCGAATATGTGAAATACGGCGTGGCCTCGGGCCTCGACATCGACGCGTTCGCGGGGCGCCTGAGCTTCTTCTTCGCGATCGGCATGAACTTCTTCATGGAGATCGCCAAGCTGCGCGCGGCGCGCGTGCTGTGGCACCGGGTGATGACCAAGCTCGGCGCGCAGGACGAGCGATCGAAGATGCTGCGGACGCACTGCCAGACGAGCGGCGTGTCGCTGACCGAGCAGGATCCGTACAACAATGTGATGCGCACCACGATCGAGGCGATGGCCGCGATGCTGGGCGGCACGCAGTCGCTCCACACCAATGCGCTGGACGAGGCGATCGCGCTGCCGACCGATTTCTCCGCGCGCATCGCCCGCAACACGCAGCTCGTGATCCAGGAGGAGACGGGCATGTGCCATGTCGTCGATCCGCTGGGGGGCAGCTATTATATCGAGAGCCTGACGAAGGATCTGGTCGATCGCGCGTGGGAGATTATCGAGCGCGTGGAGGCGGACGGCGGGATGGCCAAGGCGGTCGCCGCAGGCTGGCCCAAGGCGATGATCGAGGAGGCCGCCGCCGCCACCGCCGCGCGGATCGACCGGGGCGAGCAGGTGATCGTCGGCGTCAACAAATATCGCAAGGATCAGGAGGATCCGATCGAGATCCTCGATGTCGACAATCATGCCGTGCGCGAGGCGCAGATCCGGCGGATCGAGACGGTGAAGGCCGGCCGCGACGAGGCGGCGTGCCGGGCGGCGCTGGATGCGCTGCGCGAGGGGGCGAAGGGCAAGGCGAACCTGTTGGGGCTCGCCGTGGAATGCGCGCGGGCCCGTGCGACACTGGGCGAGATCAGCCTGGCGATGGAGGATGTGTTCGGCCGCTACGGGACGACGCCGACGCCGGTGAAGGGCATTTACGGCGGCGCTTACGGCGAGGATGCGCGCTGGGCCGGCCTGAAGAACGGTGTCGTTTCGATCGGGCGCACCAAGGGCCGCGCGCCGAGGATGTTCGTCGCCAAGATGGGGCAGGACGGCCATGACCGGGGCGCGAACCTCGTCTCCTCCGCGTTCGGCGATCTGGGCTTCGACGTGCTGGCGGGGCCGCTGTTCCAGACACCGGCCGAGGCCGCGAAGATGGCGATCGCGGCGGACGTGGACGTGGTCGGCGCCTCCAGCCTCGCGGCGGGGCACAAGACGCTGATCCCCGAGCTGATCGGCCATCTGCGTGAGGCGGGCCGGGGCGATATCAGGGTGGTCGCAGGCGGCGTGATCCCCGCGCAGGACTATCAGGCGCTGCGGGATGCGGGCGTTCAGGCGATCTTCGGACCTGGCACCAATCTGGTGCTGGCGGCCGAAGAGGTGTTGAAGCTGCTCGGTCACAACATGCCGCCCGAGGGCATCAACGAGGCTGCCGAATGA